In a genomic window of Wyeomyia smithii strain HCP4-BCI-WySm-NY-G18 chromosome 1, ASM2978416v1, whole genome shotgun sequence:
- the LOC129718961 gene encoding solute carrier family 22 member 21-like → MAAPDSDVAFDRIMATVGDDGPFQKRYNLYFNVTTVMFVSMTVVNILLILSVPEHHCSVPGMELYGVTSQAQWRNLTLPSEINSRGEQDYSACLMYNVSKFPAGTRPELMSFQANDTIDCVHGYDYDRRYFDLIPITEQNWVCDKELHATNVFAFVRVAEVGGTFVLGQLGDRVGRLPVYLISIATITIGRSLAVFSASRYWLFAALAFLGSFSSNTGFQSPLIVAMEISKDENRAALSMWQLFGWTAGVCVAPLVLWWCRDWRWFLLITTLPCLMAYCLRPYNIESPRWLASQGRYQDCIRELKKIAKINGRRFDYTEHELREQVSQKEVEKTYGVASLFSGWHMTKLTTLLLIGWVCNTIPTFTLFLLSMQMGGNPFLNFFWQGAIELPAYFCGQLLSDRLGRRFTNSGAFLGVALSCVPVVFIIHHSGTELYTTIFAIIIKFFVCITYFTLYLQSFELYPTSLRQTGTSFGIIVANVFGTLGPYIVFLGTTYDLRLPFVAMGLIGILGLIASIYLPETLYQKLPETMEEGRRFGKDQRFWSLPRKTCDANKGDMSTQPSIADGEKEGLNRNASSVLTY, encoded by the exons ATGGCCGCACCGGATAGTGATGTCGCGTTCGATCGGATCATGGCGACCGTTGGAGACGATGGCCCGTTTCAGAAGCGGTACAATCTTTACTTTAACGTGACAACGGTAATGTTCGTGTCGATGACGGTAGTAAATATTCTACTTATATTGAGCGTGCCGGAGCATCACTGTTCCGTCCCGGGGATGGAACTATACGGTGTGACGTCACAAGCGCAATGGAGGAATTTAACGCTCCCCAG CGAAATCAACAGTCGGGGAGAGCAAGATTATAGCGCTTGTTTGATGTACAATGTGTCAAAGTTCCCGGCTGGAACACGGCCAGAGCTGATGAGCTTCCAAGCGAATGATACAATCGATTGTGTTCACGGGTACGACTATGATCGACGGTATTTCGATCTAATTCCCATAACGGAGCAGAATTGGGTCTGTGATAAGGAGCTGCACGCCACTAACGTGTTTGCGTTTGTGCGCGTTGCCGAGGTGGGTGGCACATTCGTACTTGGCCAGCTGGGAGATAG GGTAGGCCGCCTGCCAGTGTACCTGATCAGCATTGCTACAATTACAATCGGCCGGTCACTGGCCGTGTTTTCTGCCTCACGGTACTGGCTGTTCGCGGCGCTGGCATTCCTGGGCAGTTTCTCGTCTAACACGGGCTTCCAGTCGCCGCTGATTGTGGCGATGGAAATTTCCAAAGATGAAAACCGAGCCGCCCTCTCGATGTGGCAACTGTTCGGGTGGACCGCTGGGGTCTGTGTGGCACCATTGGTTCTCTGGTGGTGTCGAGATTGGCGCTGGTTCCTATTGATCACTACTTTACCCTGTCTCATGGCGTACTGCTTGCGACCGTACAACATCGAGTCCCCTCGTTGGTTGGCCAGCCAGGGACGTTACCAAGATTGCATCCGAGAGCTGAAGAAAATCGCTAAAATTAATGGAAGACGATTTGACTACACGGAGCACGAGTTGCGCGAACAGGTTTCACAGAAAGAGGTGGAAAAAACGTACGGGGTAGCATCGCTGTTCAGCGGGTGGCACATGACTAAACTTACCACTTTACTACTGATCGGTTGGGTTTGCAACACTATACCGACTTTCACACTGTTCCTGCTCAGTATGCAAATGGGAGGAAATCCATTTCTAAACTTTTTCTGGCAAGGTGCAATTGAATTGCCGGCGTACTTTTGCGGGCAATTGTTGAGTGATCGTCTCGGACGACGTTTCACCAACAGTGGAGCCTTCCTGGGCGTTGCTCTGTCCTGCGTCCCAGTTGTATTCATAATTCACCACAGTGGCACTGAACTGTACACGACTATCTTTGCAATCATTATCAAGTTTTTCGTATGCATAACCTATTTCACGCTGTACCTGCAATCGTTTGAACTATATCCAACCTCGCTGAGACAAACGGGAACATCGTTTGGCATCATAGTGGCCAACGTATTCGGAACTCTTGGTCCGTACATAGTATTTCTGGGAACCACCTACGATCTGCGTCTCCCATTCGTGGCAATGGGTCTAATCGGTATACTGGGACTAATAGCATCGATTTATTTACCGGAAACCCTTTACCAGAAGCTGCCGGAAACGATGGAAGAAGGACGACGCTTCGGCAAGGATCAACGTTTTTGGAGCTTACCGAGAAAGACGTGCGATGCAAACAAAGGGGACATGAGCACACAGCCGTCGATAGCCGACGGGGAAAAGGAAGGGCTGAATCGGAACGCATCCAGCGTTCTTACGTATTAA
- the LOC129718962 gene encoding farnesol dehydrogenase-like: MEKWNGKVALVTGASSGIGRDVALALADAGMLVVGIARRVELIEILANKITGSGKIFPRKCDVSQEPELLETFEWIRKTLGGVDVLICNAGVFRCNFVTQSDTADFRDTFNVNVVATCVCIREAVKNMKERSVPGHIFIVNSILGKRIPDVSVPMFGTYPASKFALTGLAEVIRKELIYFKLPIRLTSIHPGMVQTDMIKVFDSALALRLPKLEVFDITANILHCLGTPLDVHIDELTIMPAMVPLQ; the protein is encoded by the exons ATGGAAAAGTGGAACGGAAAAGTTGCCCTAGTAACGGGGGCCAGTTCGGGAATCGGTCGCGATGTGGCATTGGCACTGGCGGATGCCGGTATGCTTGTTGTTGGCATTGCACGCCGTGTGGAGCTGATCGAAATACTGGCGAACAAGATCACCGGAAGTGGTAAAATTTTCCCCAGAAAGTGCGACGTCTCACAGGAACCCGAACTGCTGGAAACGTTCGAGTGGATTCGGAAAACACTGGGTGGTGTTGATGTGCTGATTTGCAACGCCGGCGTGTTTCGGTGTAATTTTGTGACGC AGAGCGATACTGCGGATTTTCGTGACACTTTCAACGTGAATGTAGTGGCAACATGCGTTTGCATTCGGGAAGCGGTGAAAAATATGAAGGAACGTTCCGTTCCCGGACATATTTTCATCGTCAACAGCATTCTGGGGAAACGCATCCCGGATGTTTCGGTGCCGATGTTTGGCACGTATCCTGCGTCTAAGTTTGCCCTTACCGGACTAGCGGAAGTGATTCGCAAGGAGTTGATATACTTTAAATTACCGATCAGGTTAACC AGCATCCATCCGGGAATGGTTCAAACTGATATGATTAAGGTGTTTGATTCGGCCTTGGCTCTGCGATTGCCCAAACTAGAGGTCTTTGACATAACGGCTAACATTCTACATTGCCTGGGAACGCCGCTGGATGTTCAC ATCGATGAGTTGACTATCATGCCTGCCATGGTACCGCTCCAATAA